In a genomic window of Spiroplasma melliferum:
- a CDS encoding methionyl-tRNA synthetase translates to MSQNKKLFYVTTPIYYPSAQLHIGHAYTTTLADILNRYKKMAGYETFFLTGSDEHGEKIEKKAKTAGITPYQFTTMIVDNFKLLWNKLGIEYSKFIRTTDKEHEVGVQKIFSKLYNNGDIYLGEYEGLYCVSCEEFLTEAQIDKITNQCLVCGNKPQKVKEETYFFKVSKYSQFLINYYNNHPGFIEPEARKNEMLNNFILPGLTDLSVTRTTFSWGIKTLENDKHIIYVWIDALSNYLTALGYLSNDDALFNKFWNNPDVEILQLLGKEIARFHTIYWPSMLESLGLRQPNKLLSHGWILFKDTKMSKSIGNVVDPLYLIDKYGRDTLRFYLGYEIPTENDGKFSYEMFLESYNAHLVNNIGNLVSRVSNMISKYFNGQLVKQQQQLDNVLIESCVQAVQNYQQAMDAYQISEGLSIILELCNKANKYIEENKPWELEKNKNMEQLHETLASLAYTIIVSAFLLQPVLVDNAQKIADYFNVNLTNLTFKTILMQEIIYNKTIEKKENLFNRFNVEQELKQIETELN, encoded by the coding sequence ATGAGTCAAAACAAGAAATTATTTTATGTTACAACCCCAATTTATTATCCAAGCGCACAATTACATATTGGGCATGCATATACCACGACATTAGCTGATATTCTTAATCGTTATAAAAAAATGGCGGGCTATGAAACTTTCTTTTTAACAGGTAGCGATGAACATGGTGAAAAAATTGAAAAGAAAGCAAAAACTGCGGGAATAACGCCATATCAATTTACAACAATGATTGTTGATAATTTTAAATTATTATGAAATAAATTAGGAATTGAATATTCAAAGTTTATTCGTACGACTGATAAAGAACATGAAGTTGGAGTCCAAAAGATTTTTAGTAAATTATATAATAATGGGGATATTTACTTAGGAGAGTATGAAGGTTTGTATTGTGTTAGTTGTGAAGAATTTTTAACTGAAGCACAAATTGATAAGATAACAAACCAATGTTTAGTTTGCGGTAATAAGCCACAAAAAGTAAAAGAAGAAACATATTTCTTCAAAGTCTCAAAATATAGTCAATTTTTAATTAATTATTATAATAATCATCCCGGTTTTATTGAGCCAGAAGCAAGAAAAAATGAAATGTTAAATAATTTTATTTTACCGGGCTTAACTGATTTATCTGTTACTAGAACAACTTTTTCTTGGGGAATTAAAACATTAGAAAATGATAAACACATTATTTATGTTTGAATTGATGCTTTATCAAATTATTTAACAGCATTAGGTTATTTGTCAAATGATGATGCATTGTTTAATAAATTTTGAAATAATCCGGATGTTGAAATTTTACAATTATTAGGAAAAGAAATTGCTCGGTTTCACACTATTTATTGGCCAAGTATGTTAGAAAGTTTAGGATTACGGCAACCTAATAAACTTTTATCGCATGGTTGAATTTTATTTAAAGATACTAAAATGAGTAAATCAATTGGAAATGTTGTTGATCCATTATATTTAATTGATAAATATGGCCGTGATACATTACGGTTTTATTTAGGATATGAAATTCCAACTGAAAATGATGGTAAATTTTCTTATGAAATGTTTTTAGAATCATACAATGCTCATTTAGTCAACAATATCGGGAACTTGGTATCACGAGTAAGTAATATGATTAGCAAATATTTTAATGGACAGTTAGTAAAACAACAACAACAATTGGATAATGTATTAATTGAAAGTTGTGTTCAAGCGGTGCAAAATTATCAACAAGCAATGGATGCTTATCAAATTTCAGAAGGATTAAGCATTATTTTAGAACTATGTAATAAGGCGAATAAATATATTGAAGAAAATAAACCTTGGGAATTAGAAAAAAATAAAAATATGGAGCAATTACATGAAACTTTAGCAAGTTTAGCTTATACTATTATTGTTAGCGCCTTTTTATTGCAGCCAGTTTTAGTTGATAATGCCCAAAAGATTGCCGATTATTTTAATGTTAATTTAACTAATTTAACATTTAAAACAATTTTAATGCAAGAAATCATATATAATAAAACGATAGAGAAAAAAGAAAACTTATTTAATCGTTTTAATGTAGAACAAGAATTAAAACAAATTGAAACAGAATTAAATTAA
- a CDS encoding Spiroplasmavirus-related protein produces the protein MYQKPSYKKNINVENYFIRREFIVFRTDKASFINLPNHNKHIGFWLSNRFIYFSEKHSDQVAIGLIYDNSYPIVKYNENLKRHVWKYLTGTELINLYNQYKQNYFTQMKKALFPGEPQKVKTTKNNLTNWTVEKEQELINDLKDLN, from the coding sequence GAAAATTACTTTATTCGAAGAGAATTTATAGTTTTTAGAACAGATAAAGCTTCATTTATAAATTTGCCTAATCACAATAAACATATTGGTTTTTGGTTAAGTAATAGATTTATTTATTTTAGTGAAAAACATTCTGATCAAGTTGCTATTGGTTTGATTTATGATAATTCTTACCCTATTGTAAAATATAATGAAAATTTAAAACGTCATGTGTGAAAATATTTAACCGGGACAGAATTAATTAATTTATATAATCAATATAAACAAAATTATTTTACACAAATGAAAAAAGCATTATTCCCTGGTGAACCCCAAAAAGTAAAAACAACTAAAAATAATTTAACAAATTGAACTGTTGAAAAAGAGCAAGAATTAATTAATGATTTGAAAGATTTAAATTAA
- a CDS encoding Spiroplasmavirus-related protein translates to MAKDWEKLKEFFIHVFLFIDKSNVESITTWNLTQNEYLTLMIGIWIVILFLTWFLLWMVFKIVSCFK, encoded by the coding sequence ATGGCAAAAGATTGAGAAAAATTAAAAGAGTTTTTTATTCATGTATTTTTATTTATTGATAAATCTAACGTTGAAAGTATTACAACTTGGAATTTAACTCAAAATGAATATTTAACTCTTATGATTGGCATTTGAATTGTTATTTTATTTTTAACTTGGTTCTTGTTGTGAATGGTTTTCAAAATAGTTAGTTGTTTTAAATAA
- a CDS encoding Spiroplasmavirus-related protein, which yields MKNKFKFLKLNWWKIIIYILINLLGLLLLYFVNINELKFLIKKLGFIGNLMCVGYLLIWNVLSNFLIYIIEFLKKIKKGSGKDD from the coding sequence ATGAAAAATAAATTTAAATTTTTAAAATTAAATTGATGAAAAATAATAATTTATATTTTGATAAATTTACTAGGACTACTTCTATTATACTTTGTAAATATAAATGAATTAAAATTTTTAATAAAAAAATTAGGTTTTATTGGAAATTTAATGTGTGTTGGTTATTTGTTAATATGAAATGTTTTATCTAATTTTTTAATTTATATAATTGAATTTTTAAAAAAAATAAAAAAAGGAAGTGGTAAAGATGATTAA
- a CDS encoding Spiroplasmavirus-related protein has protein sequence MKKIISLFSIFILGILSLVIPLIILTAFKPLNQQSYNVKQQATGINETDFINTMFLRSTFFENWSETNYFINPTLKTSQSLTYNDKWYLDFLKDSYSTGISFDKPSDEFMDLYKNWDTYAKQYNIDKFYDVDKKQFLKELTNFSYSFAKYFNTVEVINKLEKSVDNLQIVNLKFQDWEKITDKYIPRDNGWYIVIYESFNIWRIDKIDSTKQWGTEGAIGKSLDILYHWTKTNEPETPAIDSKTGKFKWYSEYWESVRNFLLKYIDIIIQENIRVQQGGNPDYDDPNLGSQRIIFDFEIINNLDKTSTGIILTKKSIYRMILTIDERKNIIAGSLELTHLKQYWNGYDYNSYRYTDDLGFLFSFMKDKENTFNFSAETYNYYQGNTPNTGKYIFEQMKGQIDINKFLKAFFAHALVPVFQNRSNFLESGYIDNLQYDTILINFFGLKLVNFRDVLIDEKNINKTQFEKLLNGMFTVSQNFYKDYLRTIFDLENNTYVQGYNKKYGLLANNGFKIYPRYFYFSDKYKQLDIKLYSAFKNRFYNTNYGNVFNYDFSVSNDYNINQNEGYVFEGSLKDKYGLKYKKIEEQKIGYNVFELQAQKENDMYRYYDFNFGIYNWQEINNGGLFPDGQWWQAQYESCSWYNLACHIRNAAIWIVNNIPGVKQVNELASGVGKIFQTIYSFFNQTFEVWKFSPALYSTITNIFLLIIFMKFVRLI, from the coding sequence ATGAAAAAGATAATATCTTTATTTTCAATATTTATTTTAGGTATTTTAAGTTTAGTTATTCCTTTGATTATTTTAACAGCGTTTAAACCTTTAAATCAACAAAGTTATAATGTAAAGCAACAAGCAACAGGTATCAATGAAACAGATTTTATTAATACAATGTTTTTGCGTAGTACTTTTTTTGAGAATTGGTCAGAAACAAACTATTTTATTAATCCGACTTTAAAAACATCGCAATCATTAACTTATAATGATAAATGATATTTAGACTTTTTAAAAGATAGTTATTCTACCGGAATTTCATTTGATAAACCTAGTGATGAGTTTATGGATTTATATAAAAATTGAGATACTTATGCTAAACAATATAACATTGATAAATTTTATGATGTTGATAAAAAACAATTTTTAAAAGAATTAACTAACTTTTCTTATTCTTTTGCAAAATATTTTAATACTGTGGAAGTTATTAATAAATTAGAAAAAAGTGTTGATAATTTGCAAATAGTTAATTTAAAATTTCAAGATTGAGAAAAAATTACTGATAAATATATTCCGAGAGATAACGGATGATATATTGTAATTTATGAATCATTTAATATATGACGAATAGATAAAATTGATAGTACAAAGCAATGAGGTACTGAAGGAGCAATTGGTAAATCATTAGACATTCTTTATCATTGAACAAAAACAAATGAACCTGAAACACCAGCAATAGATTCTAAAACAGGTAAATTTAAATGATATAGTGAATATTGAGAAAGTGTTCGTAATTTTTTATTAAAATATATTGATATTATTATTCAAGAAAATATTCGAGTTCAGCAAGGTGGTAACCCTGATTATGATGATCCAAATTTAGGTAGTCAAAGAATTATTTTTGATTTTGAAATTATTAATAATTTAGATAAAACTAGTACTGGTATAATTTTAACTAAAAAGTCAATTTATCGAATGATTTTAACGATTGATGAACGAAAAAATATTATTGCTGGTAGTTTAGAGTTAACACACCTTAAGCAATATTGGAATGGATATGATTATAATAGTTATCGGTATACTGATGATTTAGGGTTTTTATTTTCTTTTATGAAAGATAAAGAAAATACATTTAATTTTAGTGCTGAAACATATAATTATTATCAAGGTAATACTCCTAATACTGGTAAATATATTTTTGAACAGATGAAAGGACAAATTGATATTAATAAATTTTTAAAAGCATTTTTTGCGCATGCATTGGTGCCAGTATTTCAAAATCGTAGTAACTTTTTAGAAAGTGGCTATATTGATAATTTACAATATGATACGATTTTAATTAACTTTTTTGGTTTAAAGTTAGTTAATTTTAGAGATGTTTTAATTGACGAAAAAAATATTAATAAAACTCAATTTGAAAAGTTATTAAATGGTATGTTTACGGTTTCACAAAACTTTTATAAAGATTATTTACGAACCATTTTTGATTTAGAAAATAATACTTATGTACAAGGATATAACAAAAAATATGGTTTATTAGCGAATAATGGTTTTAAAATTTATCCGCGTTATTTTTATTTTTCTGATAAATATAAACAATTAGATATTAAATTGTATTCAGCGTTTAAAAATCGGTTTTATAATACAAATTATGGTAATGTGTTTAATTATGATTTTTCAGTTTCAAATGATTATAATATTAATCAAAATGAAGGTTATGTTTTTGAAGGTTCCTTAAAAGATAAATATGGTTTAAAATATAAAAAAATTGAAGAACAAAAAATTGGTTATAATGTGTTTGAATTACAAGCGCAAAAAGAAAATGATATGTATCGTTATTATGATTTTAACTTTGGAATTTATAATTGACAAGAAATTAATAATGGTGGATTGTTTCCTGATGGGCAATGATGACAAGCCCAGTATGAAAGTTGTAGTTGATATAATTTAGCGTGTCATATCAGAAATGCAGCAATATGAATTGTTAATAATATTCCTGGTGTAAAACAAGTTAATGAATTAGCAAGTGGAGTTGGTAAAATTTTTCAAACAATTTATAGTTTTTTTAATCAAACATTTGAGGTATGAAAATTTAGTCCGGCTTTGTATAGTACAATAACAAATATATTTTTATTAATTATCTTTATGAAATTTGTTCGATTAATTTAA
- a CDS encoding transposase of IS30 family protein, with protein MNYKHFSIDERVILSKLLVSKLFQKKNGKPNLFKIAKYMERSVSTIWNEVKRFQKLKEYNPIKAHKKYLKNRKKSVKHIKFSYQQLMWLDEKFNKFHWSPEIICYEYNREFGIKFPVCFKTLYKYVFLGLFGLNKHNLYFHGRKNKSKQNIDNRGKLTSFRTIAESKHNKNEFGWFEMDTIVGKDLKSVCLVLTEQLTKFEIVKKLKDRTPNEVIRVIKSIFKTNILKKIVKGIITDQGKEFSEWKQIEAYIGTKVYFCDKGKPTQKPIVERINRDLRHWFPKGIDLDVYSQEYYDEIVNIINERPRQCLSWNSAKKLFVNKIQNFI; from the coding sequence ATGAATTATAAGCATTTCAGTATTGATGAGCGTGTTATATTAAGTAAGTTATTAGTATCAAAACTATTTCAAAAGAAAAATGGTAAACCAAATTTATTTAAAATTGCTAAATATATGGAAAGAAGTGTATCTACAATTTGAAATGAAGTTAAACGTTTTCAAAAGTTAAAAGAATATAATCCTATTAAAGCTCATAAAAAGTATCTTAAAAATCGTAAAAAATCAGTTAAGCATATTAAATTTTCATATCAGCAATTAATGTGATTAGATGAAAAATTTAATAAATTTCATTGGTCGCCTGAGATTATTTGTTATGAATATAATCGTGAATTTGGTATTAAATTTCCCGTATGTTTTAAAACTTTATATAAGTATGTTTTTCTTGGTTTATTTGGTTTAAATAAACATAATTTGTATTTTCATGGTCGAAAAAATAAAAGTAAACAAAATATTGATAATCGTGGTAAATTAACTAGTTTTAGAACTATTGCAGAGTCTAAACATAATAAAAATGAATTTGGTTGATTTGAAATGGATACAATAGTCGGCAAAGATTTGAAATCTGTATGTTTGGTTTTAACTGAACAATTAACTAAATTTGAAATTGTAAAAAAATTAAAAGATAGAACACCAAACGAAGTAATTAGAGTTATTAAAAGTATTTTTAAAACTAATATCTTAAAGAAAATAGTTAAAGGTATTATAACTGATCAAGGTAAAGAGTTTTCAGAATGAAAACAAATTGAAGCTTATATTGGTACTAAAGTTTATTTTTGTGATAAAGGTAAACCTACTCAGAAACCTATTGTGGAACGAATTAACCGGGATTTAAGGCATTGATTTCCTAAAGGAATAGATTTAGATGTTTATTCACAAGAATATTATGATGAAATAGTTAATATAATTAATGAACGCCCACGACAGTGTTTAAGTTGAAATTCAGCTAAAAAATTGTTTGTTAATAAAATTCAAAATTTTATTTAA
- a CDS encoding Spiroplasmavirus-related protein, protein MKKWLSILGVCGLVGMSANLTACNKPNNNENGENNKPEPKPKPELPPENSNWKLITDKYIPRDNGWYIVIYESFNIWRIDKIDSTKQWGTEGAIGKSLDILYHWTKTNEPETPAIDSKTGKITNWKG, encoded by the coding sequence ATGAAAAAATGACTAAGTATTTTAGGAGTATGTGGTCTAGTTGGAATGTCAGCAAATTTAACAGCTTGTAATAAACCTAACAATAATGAAAATGGAGAAAACAATAAACCAGAACCCAAACCAAAACCAGAACTACCACCAGAAAATAGTAATTGAAAGTTAATTACTGATAAATATATTCCGAGAGATAACGGATGATATATTGTAATTTATGAATCATTTAATATATGACGAATAGATAAAATTGATAGTACAAAGCAATGAGGTACTGAAGGAGCAATTGGTAAATCATTAGACATTCTTTATCATTGAACAAAAACAAATGAACCTGAAACACCAGCAATAGATTCTAAAACAGGTAAAATTACAAATTGAAAAGGATAA
- a CDS encoding Spiroplasmavirus-related protein — MINLFAENNSNWDKIFSFIFDVFLFIFDVIWNTKLPMTNTTIAYFIIFFMVIKLSIYAIHGTSTQYNELGSTVQNSTSKLYSATARGVSDTKQGIQKHVKERKQFKINRNKQQLSSLAKQAKTREQAYRRIHK, encoded by the coding sequence ATGATTAATTTATTTGCTGAGAATAATAGTAATTGAGACAAGATTTTTAGTTTTATTTTTGATGTATTTTTGTTTATTTTTGATGTGATTTGAAATACTAAACTGCCAATGACGAATACAACGATTGCTTATTTTATAATCTTTTTTATGGTTATTAAATTATCAATTTATGCAATACATGGTACATCAACACAATATAATGAATTAGGTTCAACTGTTCAAAATAGTACATCAAAATTATATTCTGCAACAGCTCGTGGAGTTTCAGATACTAAACAAGGTATCCAAAAACATGTTAAAGAACGTAAACAATTTAAAATTAATCGTAATAAACAACAATTATCAAGTTTAGCTAAACAAGCAAAAACGAGAGAACAAGCATATAGAAGGATACATAAATAA
- a CDS encoding tRNA uridine 5-carboxymethylaminomethyl modification protein GidA: MRKYDVIVIGAGHAGVEASLAAARMQKKTLLVTLHKDKIALMPCNPSIGGPAKGIVVREIDAIGGEMAKAADATALQMKLLNSSRGPAVWALRAQSDKIQYAKYMQKVIEKQDNLDLYEGAVQSLLVDDNNNCYGVMLKDQTQFFAKKVILTTGTYMQSLVLQGMTKKAEGPDGDITTAGLSTQLKHLGFELFRLKTGTPARVLNTSIDYSKAQPEPGSDLQLAFSYSTKTFTPLEEQELCWLIHSTPKTHSIVQNNLTASAMYSGNVKGTGPRYCPSFEDKIVRFADKPRHQIFLEPESKSLNTIYVQGFSTSMPIDVQEKMLRSLPGFENVEVLKWAYAIEYDAVVPTQLKHTLETKKIKNLYTAGQINGTSGYEEAACQGLMAGINAVLSIDQKEPFILRRDQAYIGVLIDDLITKGTEEPYRLLTSRAEYRLLLRNDNAEERLKNYAYQLGLIDQKSWTEYQNNVQSYNEVMQLLKETYFTAKSPLIQKLANLGVAKITERISGYNLLKRPNIELKYLEEELPPLNNLKSFLKQNLLINIRFEGYIKKEQEIALKTIKLENKLIPANLNYDLVDNLALEAREKFKKIRPISIGQANRISGINPADIQMLLFHLKKMELDANR; encoded by the coding sequence ATGAGAAAATATGATGTAATTGTAATTGGTGCTGGTCATGCTGGAGTTGAAGCAAGTTTAGCTGCAGCAAGAATGCAGAAGAAAACATTATTAGTTACTTTGCATAAAGATAAAATTGCATTAATGCCATGTAATCCCTCAATTGGTGGTCCAGCGAAAGGGATTGTTGTTCGTGAAATTGACGCCATCGGTGGTGAAATGGCAAAAGCAGCTGATGCAACAGCTTTGCAAATGAAATTATTAAATTCTTCGCGAGGGCCTGCTGTATGAGCTTTACGTGCTCAATCAGATAAAATTCAATATGCAAAATATATGCAAAAAGTAATTGAAAAGCAAGATAATTTAGATTTATATGAAGGAGCAGTTCAATCCTTATTGGTTGATGATAATAATAATTGTTATGGGGTAATGTTAAAAGATCAAACACAATTTTTTGCCAAAAAAGTTATTTTAACAACAGGAACATATATGCAATCTTTAGTGTTACAAGGAATGACAAAAAAAGCAGAAGGACCTGATGGCGATATTACAACAGCAGGGTTATCAACGCAGTTAAAACATTTAGGGTTTGAATTATTTCGCCTAAAAACTGGCACACCAGCACGAGTTCTTAATACTTCAATTGATTATAGCAAAGCACAACCAGAACCAGGAAGTGATTTGCAACTAGCCTTTTCTTATTCAACAAAAACATTTACACCGTTAGAAGAGCAAGAATTATGTTGATTAATTCATTCAACACCAAAAACACATAGTATTGTGCAAAACAATTTAACAGCATCAGCAATGTACTCTGGGAATGTAAAAGGAACGGGACCACGTTATTGTCCAAGTTTTGAGGATAAAATTGTCCGCTTTGCTGATAAACCACGTCATCAAATATTTTTAGAACCAGAATCAAAGAGTTTAAATACAATTTATGTTCAAGGGTTTTCAACTTCAATGCCAATTGATGTACAAGAAAAGATGCTCCGTTCCTTGCCAGGATTCGAAAATGTTGAAGTTTTAAAATGAGCTTATGCAATTGAATATGATGCGGTTGTACCAACACAGTTAAAACATACATTAGAAACAAAAAAAATTAAAAATTTATATACAGCAGGTCAAATCAATGGAACAAGTGGATATGAAGAAGCTGCTTGTCAAGGTTTAATGGCTGGAATTAATGCTGTTTTAAGTATTGATCAAAAAGAACCTTTCATTTTACGTCGTGATCAAGCTTATATTGGAGTATTAATTGATGATTTAATTACAAAAGGAACGGAAGAACCTTATCGTTTATTAACTTCCCGTGCCGAATATCGCTTATTATTGCGGAATGATAATGCTGAAGAACGGTTAAAAAATTATGCTTATCAATTAGGTTTAATTGATCAAAAAAGTTGAACAGAATATCAAAATAATGTGCAAAGTTATAATGAAGTAATGCAATTATTAAAAGAAACTTATTTCACGGCAAAATCACCATTAATTCAAAAGTTAGCTAACTTAGGTGTTGCCAAGATTACAGAACGCATTTCTGGTTATAATTTATTAAAACGACCAAATATTGAGTTAAAATATTTAGAGGAGGAGTTACCACCGTTAAATAATTTAAAATCATTTTTAAAACAAAACTTATTAATTAATATTCGCTTTGAAGGATATATAAAAAAAGAACAAGAAATTGCTTTAAAAACAATTAAGTTGGAAAATAAATTAATTCCGGCTAATTTAAATTATGACTTAGTAGATAACTTAGCACTTGAAGCACGAGAAAAATTTAAAAAGATTCGACCAATTTCAATTGGTCAAGCAAATCGAATTTCAGGAATCAATCCAGCTGATATTCAAATGCTTTTGTTTCATTTAAAAAAAATGGAATTGGATGCAAATAGATAA
- a CDS encoding Spiroplasmavirus-related protein, translating into MIRLVLLVAAIAIFGTGFITVIINQLTSAKNIIMDLYNSDTWLLSLFGKMAILFSHPLMLTISSLYILAFIVSKTLYS; encoded by the coding sequence ATGATTAGATTAGTTTTATTAGTTGCAGCAATAGCTATTTTTGGGACAGGTTTTATAACAGTTATTATAAATCAACTTACATCAGCAAAAAACATTATTATGGATCTATATAATTCAGATACTTGGTTACTTTCGTTGTTTGGTAAAATGGCAATTTTATTTTCTCATCCATTAATGCTTACGATTTCAAGTTTATATATTCTTGCCTTTATTGTTTCTAAAACATTGTATAGTTAG
- a CDS encoding Spiroplasmavirus-related protein has protein sequence MKKFIFFLKNYCYISGSMLLFSLVDLLFWIISLNYTGLVFWLLFALQCVYFVWWLWKNIFYQLNAFRLVNFVWDNPLSVIIGKLGTGKTLLLTYLSETMKLLTDKIYSNYPLEDDKVKVLTFKNLDFTDRTKPVPPDDSLILFDESFLYIDGTSPHDEKVTHRGKIPWIVLARHFGHRALFTAQREGMLWNNIRQLASGIIIPISLKKPITKKGINFFNRFFIMRIGIFQDITDYEIWKTESVKRTAEGKRAKHRSDVGLGIRFFKIIIPLEIAQKYESKWLSFVRELKNDDVPVTKEYYWTQLKDLTIKERLELLDIDILKKNLKPKKEHNNE, from the coding sequence ATGAAAAAGTTTATATTTTTTCTAAAAAATTATTGTTATATTAGCGGTTCAATGCTTTTGTTTAGTTTAGTTGATTTATTATTTTGAATTATTTCTTTAAATTATACTGGTTTAGTATTTTGACTTTTATTTGCTTTGCAGTGTGTTTATTTTGTTTGGTGATTATGAAAAAATATTTTTTATCAATTGAATGCTTTTCGCTTAGTAAATTTTGTTTGAGATAATCCATTATCGGTAATTATTGGTAAATTAGGAACAGGGAAAACATTACTTTTAACTTATTTGTCAGAAACAATGAAATTATTAACAGATAAAATTTATAGTAATTATCCATTAGAAGATGATAAAGTTAAAGTTTTAACATTTAAAAATTTAGATTTTACAGATAGAACAAAACCAGTTCCTCCAGATGATAGTTTAATTTTGTTTGATGAAAGTTTTTTATATATTGACGGAACTAGTCCTCATGATGAAAAAGTAACTCATCGTGGTAAAATTCCTTGAATTGTATTAGCTAGACATTTTGGACACCGTGCTTTATTTACAGCTCAACGCGAAGGTATGCTTTGAAATAATATTCGCCAATTAGCTAGTGGTATTATTATTCCTATTTCGCTTAAAAAACCTATTACTAAAAAAGGAATTAATTTTTTTAATAGATTCTTTATTATGCGAATTGGTATTTTTCAAGATATTACTGATTATGAAATTTGAAAAACAGAATCTGTCAAACGTACAGCGGAAGGTAAACGTGCAAAACATAGATCTGATGTTGGATTAGGAATTCGGTTTTTTAAAATAATTATCCCATTAGAAATCGCCCAAAAGTATGAAAGTAAATGATTATCATTTGTTCGTGAACTAAAAAATGATGATGTTCCTGTTACTAAAGAGTACTATTGAACACAACTTAAAGATTTAACAATAAAAGAACGTTTAGAGTTACTAGATATTGATATTCTTAAAAAGAATTTAAAACCTAAAAAAGAACATAATAATGAATAA